One Kribbella sp. NBC_00662 genomic region harbors:
- a CDS encoding TetR family transcriptional regulator encodes MQQRNADRTKARILAAAIEEFSARGIAGARVDRIAEVAGCNKAMLYAYFGNKDELFDAAFSASVEEYLAEVGFDADDLPAYAGRVFDYFEAHPDRLRLSTWYRLERPDGQPLEAIVAVNHSRLDELQRGMRRRVVTRQFSAVTLLSLIQAVATSWSSMNPEYGADVPSATVRRRAVVTAVEKILS; translated from the coding sequence ATGCAGCAACGGAACGCCGACCGGACCAAGGCGCGCATCCTGGCCGCCGCCATCGAGGAGTTCTCCGCGCGCGGGATCGCCGGCGCCCGGGTGGACCGGATCGCCGAGGTGGCCGGATGCAACAAGGCCATGCTCTACGCGTACTTCGGCAACAAGGACGAGCTGTTCGACGCGGCGTTCAGTGCTTCCGTGGAGGAGTATCTGGCCGAGGTCGGGTTCGACGCCGACGACCTCCCGGCGTACGCGGGCCGGGTGTTCGACTACTTCGAGGCGCATCCGGACCGGCTCCGGCTCTCGACCTGGTACCGGCTCGAGCGGCCCGACGGTCAGCCGCTGGAGGCGATCGTCGCGGTCAACCACAGCCGGCTGGACGAGCTGCAGCGGGGGATGCGGCGACGCGTGGTCACGCGGCAGTTCAGCGCGGTCACGCTGCTGTCGCTGATCCAGGCCGTCGCGACGAGCTGGTCGTCGATGAACCCGGAGTACGGCGCCGACGTACCGAGCGCGACGGTGCGGCGGCGGGCCGTGGTCACGGCCGTGGAGAAGATTCTCAGCTGA
- a CDS encoding oxidoreductase: MNKIWLITGSSRGLGRALTEAVLATGDRVVATARRPEQLDDLVAKYGEQIRAVALDVTDAAAARAAVQTALDAFGGLDVVANNAGYANSAPIEETPDDDFRAQIETNLFGVVNVTKAALPVFREQKSGHFLQFSSVGGRVGGTPGMGAYQTAKFAVEGFSEVLSNEVRPFGVKVTIVEPGAFRTDWGGSSMQLAEVHPDYDSTVGQMNRYRLETDGKQPGDPAKAAEAIVHVTGLDNPPLRLLLGKDALTHADRASRSRADEAAAWAHLTTSTDYSAE, encoded by the coding sequence ATGAACAAGATTTGGCTGATCACCGGCAGTTCCCGCGGCCTGGGCCGCGCCCTCACCGAGGCCGTGCTGGCCACCGGCGACCGAGTCGTCGCCACCGCACGCAGGCCCGAGCAGCTCGACGACCTTGTCGCGAAGTACGGCGAGCAGATCCGCGCCGTCGCTCTCGACGTCACCGACGCCGCGGCCGCCCGCGCCGCCGTACAGACCGCTCTCGACGCGTTCGGCGGGCTGGACGTGGTCGCGAACAACGCCGGCTACGCGAACAGCGCCCCGATCGAGGAGACCCCCGACGACGACTTCCGTGCGCAGATCGAGACCAACCTCTTCGGCGTCGTGAACGTGACGAAGGCTGCGCTACCGGTGTTCCGCGAGCAGAAGAGCGGGCACTTCCTGCAGTTCTCATCGGTCGGCGGGCGGGTCGGCGGTACGCCCGGGATGGGCGCGTACCAGACTGCGAAGTTCGCGGTCGAAGGCTTCTCCGAGGTGCTCAGCAACGAGGTCCGGCCGTTCGGCGTCAAGGTGACGATCGTCGAGCCGGGCGCCTTCCGCACCGATTGGGGCGGTTCTTCGATGCAGCTCGCGGAGGTGCATCCGGACTACGACTCCACCGTGGGCCAGATGAACCGCTACCGCCTGGAGACCGACGGCAAGCAGCCCGGCGACCCGGCCAAGGCTGCCGAGGCGATCGTCCACGTCACGGGCCTCGACAATCCTCCCCTGCGGCTCCTGCTCGGCAAGGACGCCCTCACCCACGCCGACCGCGCGTCGAGGTCCCGCGCCGACGAAGCCGCCGCCTGGGCGCACCTGACCACCTCGACCGACTATTCAGCGGAGTGA
- a CDS encoding epoxide hydrolase family protein: protein MIKPFTIDIPQSTLDDLAAKLASARLPAPLPGDDWDTGVPVSWLSSLVDYWRTSYDWRAAEKELNSYPQFTTEIEGQRIHFLHVRSAEPDALPLLLTHGWPGSIVEFLDVIGPLTDPVAHGGQASDAFHVVIPSLPGFGFSGPVSTSGWSRERVGQVWALLMEELGYERYGVQGGDIGGAVSPAVARAARDRVVGVHTNGGPSLPPYPLPEEELKTLTPLEQDRIARIGGFLQKEFGYISIQSTRPQTVAYGLVDSPVGQLAWIMDKFMAWTYPAETLPEAIIGKDRLLTNVMIYWLTGTAGSAAYVGYAQQEAWGTKLENSGVPTAVLAFAHDVPVRRYAERDNNITRWTDVDHGGHFAALEEPELLVSDVREFFSSLR, encoded by the coding sequence ATGATCAAGCCGTTCACGATCGACATCCCGCAGAGCACACTCGACGACCTCGCCGCCAAGCTGGCGAGCGCCCGCCTTCCCGCGCCGCTACCCGGCGACGACTGGGACACCGGCGTACCGGTCTCCTGGCTGTCCTCGCTGGTCGACTACTGGCGTACGTCGTACGACTGGCGCGCGGCGGAGAAGGAGCTGAACTCGTATCCGCAGTTCACCACCGAGATCGAGGGGCAGCGGATCCACTTCCTCCACGTCCGGTCGGCCGAGCCGGATGCACTGCCGCTGCTGCTGACGCACGGCTGGCCGGGTTCGATCGTCGAGTTCCTGGACGTGATCGGCCCGCTGACCGATCCGGTCGCTCACGGCGGGCAGGCCTCGGACGCGTTCCACGTGGTGATTCCTTCGCTGCCCGGGTTCGGATTCTCCGGGCCGGTGTCCACCAGTGGGTGGTCCAGAGAGCGGGTCGGGCAGGTCTGGGCCCTTCTGATGGAAGAGCTCGGCTACGAGCGGTACGGCGTACAGGGTGGTGACATTGGCGGGGCGGTGTCGCCGGCGGTCGCGCGAGCGGCTCGTGACCGGGTCGTCGGTGTGCACACCAACGGTGGCCCCTCGCTACCGCCGTACCCGCTGCCGGAGGAGGAGCTGAAGACGCTGACGCCGCTGGAGCAGGACCGGATCGCGCGGATCGGCGGCTTCCTGCAGAAGGAGTTCGGCTACATCTCGATCCAGTCCACCCGGCCGCAGACCGTCGCCTACGGTCTCGTCGACTCGCCGGTCGGGCAGCTGGCCTGGATCATGGACAAGTTCATGGCCTGGACGTACCCCGCCGAAACCTTGCCGGAGGCAATCATCGGCAAGGATCGGCTGCTCACCAACGTGATGATCTACTGGCTCACGGGCACCGCCGGGTCGGCGGCGTACGTGGGTTATGCGCAGCAGGAGGCGTGGGGGACCAAGCTCGAGAACTCCGGTGTACCGACCGCGGTGCTCGCGTTCGCGCACGACGTCCCGGTGCGCCGGTACGCCGAGCGCGACAACAACATCACCCGATGGACGGACGTCGACCACGGCGGGCACTTCGCGGCGCTGGAGGAGCCGGAGTTGCTGGTGAGTGATGTCCGCGAGTTCTTCAGCTCACTCCGCTGA